The following coding sequences are from one Manis pentadactyla isolate mManPen7 chromosome 13, mManPen7.hap1, whole genome shotgun sequence window:
- the KIF20A gene encoding kinesin-like protein KIF20A, which translates to MSQGILSPPAGLLSDEEVAVSPMFESTAADLGSVVRKDLLSDCSVISTSLEDKQQVPSEDSTEKVKVYLRVRPLLPSELERQEDQGCVHIENVETLVLQAPKDSFAQKSNERGIGQATHRFTFSQIFGPEVGQASFFNLTVKEMVKDVLKGQNWLIYTYGVTNSGKTHTIQGTIKDGGILPRSLALIFNSLQGQLHPTPDLKPLLSNEVMWLDNKQIRQEEMKKLALLNGGLQEEELSTSLKRSVYIESRMGTSTSFDSGIAGLSSTSQFTSSSQLDETRHQWAQPDTAPVSVPADIRFSIWISFFEIYNELLYDLLEPPSQQRKRQTLRLCEDQNGNPYVKDLNWIHVQDAEEAWKLLKMGRKNQSFASTHLNQNSSRSHSIFSIRILHLQGEGDIVPKISELSLCDLAGSERCKDQKSGERLKEAGNINTSLHTLGRCIAALRQNQQNRSKQNLVPFRDSKLTRVFQGFFTGRGRSCMIVNVNPCASAYDETLHVAKFSAIASQLVHAPPVQLGFPLLHSLIKEHSLQASPSLETGAKTDPGLDDDIENEADISMYGKEELLQVVEAMKELLLKERQEKLQLEMQLRDEICNEMVEQMQQREQWCSEHLDTQKELLEEMYEEKLKILKESLTSFYQEELRERDEKIEELEALLQDARQQPMAHQQSGSELSLRQSQRLAASASTQQLQDVKAKLEQCRAELNSTTEELQKYQKMLEPPPSAKPFTTDVDKKLEEGQKNIRLLRTELQKLGESLQSAERACCHSTGAGKLRQALTTCDDILIRQDQTLAELQNNMMLVKLDLRKKAACIAEQYHTVLKLQGQASSTKKRLGVSQENQQPNQQPPGKKPFLRNLLPRTPTCQSSVDCSPYARILRSRRSPLLKSGPFGKKN; encoded by the exons ATGTCGCAAGGGATCCTTTCTCCACCAGCCGGCTTGCTGTCGGATGAGGAGGTCGCAGTCTCTCCCATGTTTGAGTCCACAGCTGCAGATCTGGGGTCTGTAGTACGCAAGGATCTGCTGTCAGACTGCTCTGTCATCTCTACCTCCCTGGAGGACAAACAGCAG GTTCCATCTGAGGATAGTACAGAGAAGGTCAAAGTATACCTGAGAGTCAGGCCCTTGTTACCTTCAGAGTTGGAACGACAGGAGGATCAG GGTTGTGTCCACATAGAGAATGTGGAGACCCTTGTTCTACAGGCACCCAAGGATTCCTTTGCCCAGAAAAGCAATGAGCGGGGAATTGGACAAGCCACCCACAGATTCACCTTTTCCCAG ATCTTTGGGCCAGAAGTGGGACAAGCATCCTTCTTCAATCTGACCGTGAAGGAGATGGTAAAGGACGTACTCAAAGGGCAGAACTGGCTCATCTACACATATGGAGTTACCAACTCAGGAAAAACCCACACAATTCAGG GTACTATCAAGGATGGAGGGATCCTACCCCGGTCCCTGGCTCTGATCTTCAATAGCCTCCAAGGCCAACTTCATCCAACACCTGATCTGAAGCCCTTGCTATCTAACGAGGTGATGTGGCTAGACAACAAGCAGATCCGGCAGGAGGAAATGAAAAAACTGGCCCTGCTAAATGGAGGCCTCCAAGAG GAGGAGCTGTCCACTTCCTTGAAGAGGAGTGTCTACATTGAAAGTCGGATGGGTACAAGCACCAGCTTTGACAGTGGCATTGCTGGACTCTCATCTACCAGTCAGTTTACCAGCAGTAGCCAGCTGGATG AAACGAGGCACCAGTGGGCACAGCCGGATACTGCCCCTGTAAGTGTCCCTGCAGACATTCGCTTCTCTATCTGGATCTCCTTCTTTGAAATCTACAATGAATTGCTTTACGACCTGTTAGAACCACCTAGCCAGCAGCGCAAGCGGCAGACCCTGCGGCTGTGTGAGGACCAGAATGGCAATCCCTATGTGAAAG ATCTCAATTGGATTCATGTTCAAGATGCTGAGGAGGCCTGGAAACTTCTGAAAATGGGTCGTAAAAACCAGAGCTTTGCCAGCACCCACCTGAATCAGAACTCTAGCCGCAG CCACAGCATCTTCTCAATTCGGATCCTGCACCTTCAGGGGGAAGGAGATATAGTCCCCAAGATCAGCGA GTTGTCACTGTGTGATCTGGCTGGCTCAGAGCGCTGCAAAGATCAGAAGAGTGGAGAACGGCTGAAGGAAGCAGGAAACATTAACACTTCTCTGCACACCCTAGGCCGCTGTATTGCTGCTCTGCGCCAAAACCAGCAGAATCG ATCAAAGCAGAACCTGGTTCCCTTCCGTGACAGCAAGTTGACTCGCGTTTTCCAAGGCTTCTTCACAGGCCGAGGCCGTTCCTGCATGATTGTTAATGTGAACCCCTGTGCCTCTGCCTATGATGAGACCCTGCATGTGGCCAAGTTCTCAGCCATTGCCAGCCAG CTTGTGCATGCTCCACCTGTGCAACTGGGATTCCCATTGTTGCATTCACTCATCAAGGAACACAGTCTCCAGGCATCTCCCAGCTTAGAAACAGGGGCTAAGACAGACCCAGGCCTTGATGATGACATTGAAAATGAAGCTGACATCTCCATGTATGGCAAGGAG GAGCTACTACAGGTGGTGGAAGCCATGAAAGAACTGCTTTTGAAAGAACGACAGGAAAAGTTGCAGCTGGAGATGCAGCTCCGTGATGAAATTTGCAATGAGATGGTGGAGCAGATGCAACAACGGGAACAGTGGTGCAG TGAACATTTGGACACTCAAAAGGAGCTACTGGAGGAAATGTATGAAGAGAAACTAAAAATCCTTAAGGAGTCGCTGACAAGTTTTTACCAAGAAGAGCTTCGG GAGCGGGATGAGAAGATTGAAGAGCTAGAAGCTCTTCTGCAGGACGCCAGACAGCAGCCAATGGCCCATCAACAGTCAGGGTCTGAACTGTCCCTACGGCAGTCACAAAGGTTGGCAGCTTCTGCCTCCACCCAGCAGCTCCAGGACGTTAAGGCTAAATTGGAACAGTGCAGAGCGGAGCTGAACTCCACCACTGAAG AGCTGCAGAAGTATCAGAAAATGTTAGAACCGCCACCCTCAGCCAAACCCTTCACCACTGATGTGGACAAGAAGTTAGAGGAGGGCCAGAAG AATATAAGGCTGCTGCGGACAGAGCTTCAGAAACTTGGTGAGTCTCTCCAGTCGGCAGAAAGAGCCTGTTGCCACAGCACTGGGGCAGGCAAGCTTCGGCAAGCCTTGACGACTTGTGATGACATCTTAATCAGACAG GATCAGACCCTGGCTGAGCTGCAGAATAACATGATGTTAGTAAAACTGGACCTTCGGAAGAAGGCAGCATGCATTGCGGAACAGTATCATACCGTGCTAAAACTCCAAGGCCAGGCTTCTTCTACCAAAAAGCGCCTTGGTGTCAGCCAGGAAAACCAGCAACCAAACCAACAGCCCCCAGGGAAGAAACCTTTTCTTCGAAACTTACTTCCCCGAACGCCCACCTGCCAAAGCTCAGTGGATTGCAGCCCTTATGCCCGGATCCTGCGCTCACGGCGCTCCCCTTTACTCAAATCTGGGCCTTTTGGCAAGAAAAACTGA